A stretch of the Vigna radiata var. radiata cultivar VC1973A chromosome 9, Vradiata_ver6, whole genome shotgun sequence genome encodes the following:
- the LOC106773120 gene encoding uncharacterized protein LOC106773120 yields the protein MPERYEASIASLENTKNLSKITLAEVLHALEAQEQRRLMREDHVVEGALPVKHHDVRTSKKKIFKRFQPASSENGALNKKQGKGKKKNYPLCQHCGKLGHPPFRCWKRPDARCSKCNRIGHEAVICKANVQQEAKGDAQNAQENEDQLFAATCFFSSSSNESWLTDNGCTNHMTYDKELFKCLDITEVKWVRIGNGEQLPVKGKGSIAITTHIDTKTLSDVLYVPKINQNLLSVGQLLEKGFKVIFEDKVCTIKDPTGLEMFKVKMRSKSFSFNPMKEEQIAFQ from the coding sequence ATGCCAGAAAGGTACGAAGCGTCTATTGCCTCATTGGAGAATACAAAGAATCTATCCAAGATTACTTTGGCAGAGGTGTTACACGCTTTGGAAGCCCAAGAACAGCGTAGGCTAATGAGAGAAGATCATGTGGTTGAAGGTGCACTCCCTGTCAAGCATCATGATGTCAGAaccagtaaaaagaaaattttcaaaaggtTCCAACCAGCAAGCAGTGAAAATGGTGCTCTTAATAAAAAACAAGGTAagggtaaaaagaaaaattatccaCTTTGCCAACATTGCGGAAAATTGGGTCATCCACCATTTCGTTGCTGGAAAAGACCTGATGCAAGGTGCAGTAAGTGTAATCGGATCGGTCATGAAGCTGTTATTTGCAAAGCAAATGTCCAACAAGAAGCTAAAGGTGATGCACAAAACGCACAAGAAAATGAAGACCAACTTTTTGCTGCTACCTGTTTCTTCAGCAGCAGTTCAAATGAATCTTGGTTGACTGATAACGGCTGCACAAACCACATGACCTATGACAAAGAATTGTTCAAGTGTTTGGACATTACTGAAGTCAAATGGGTCAGAATTGGAAACGGTGAACAACTTCCAGTAAAAGGCAAGGGTTCAATAGCTATAACAACTCACATAGATACAAAAACCCTCTCTGATGTCTTATATGTAcctaaaattaatcaaaacttGCTTAGTGTCGGACAGTTACTAGAGAAAGGGTTCAAAGTTATCTTTGAAGATAAAGTCTGCACAATTAAAGATCCAACCGGCCTTGAAATGTTTAAAGTCAAGATGAGGAGCAAGAGTTTCTCATTTAATCCAATGAAGGAGGAGCAGATTGCATTTCAGTAA
- the LOC106773121 gene encoding uncharacterized protein LOC106773121 translates to MDVKSAFLNGFLQEEIYAEQPDGTTFLNGFLQYMIKGQEEKVYLLKKALYGLKQAPRVWYNRINDHLLHLGFQKSVSETTLYVKHYGVDTLIISLYVDDLLMTGSNLALIEEFKQEMKKVFEMTDLGLMTYFLGMEITQKKNEIFICQKKYAKKILKKFHLGECKPMNTPMNQKEKLIKEDGTDKVDEAYFRSLIGCLMYLTSTRPNILFPVSLLSRFMHCASELHLKATKRVVRYIKGTVNYGVKYYKVQNFKLFGFSESDWAGSLNDMKSTSGYCFSMGLGVFSWCSKKQEVVAQSTTEVEFILAVAVVNQVIWLRNIAFMK, encoded by the coding sequence ATGGATGTTAAGTCAGCTTTCCTTAATGGTTTTCTGCAGGAGGAGATTTATGCTGAACAACCAGATGGTACAACTTTCCTTAATGGTTTTCTACAGTACATGATCAAAGGACAAGAAGAAAAAGTCTACTTGCTAAAAAAGGCTTTATATGGTTTAAAGCAAGCCCCAAGAGTGTGGTACAACAGAATTAATGATCATTTACTGCACTTGGGCTTTCAAAAGAGTGTATCTGAAACTACACTTTATGTCAAACATTATGGTGTTGatactttaattatttcattatatgttgatgatctCTTGATGACAGGAAGCAATCTAGCACTAATTGAAGAGTTCAagcaagaaatgaaaaaggtcTTTGAGATGACAGATCTTGGTCTTATGACTTATTTTCTAGGCATGGAGATCActcaaaagaagaatgagaTTTTTATCTGCCAGAAAAAATATGCAAAGAAGATTCTAAAGAAATTTCACCTTGGTGAATGCAAACCAATGAACACTCCAATGAATCAAAAAGAGAAGCTTATCAAGGAGGATGGAACAGATAAAGTTGATGAAGCTTATTTTAGAAGCTTAATTGGGTGTCTAATGTATCTTACATCCACAAGGCCTAACATCTTATTCCCAGTTAGCTTGTTGTCAAGATTTATGCATTGTGCTAGTGAATTGCACTTGAAGGCAACAAAGAGGGTTGTAAGATACATCAAAGGAACTGTTAATTATGGAGTTAAGTATTACAAGGtacaaaactttaaattatttggtttttctGAAAGTGATTGGGCTGGTAGCTTGAATGATATGAAGAGTACTTCAGGGTACTGTTTTAGTATGGGTTTAGGTGTTTTCTCTTGGTGCTCCAAGAAGCAAGAGGTTGTAGCTCAGTCAACAACAGAAGTTGAGTTTATTTTAGCTGTAGCAGTTGTGAATCAAGTTATTTGGTTAAGGaatattgcatttatgaaataa